A window of Diabrotica virgifera virgifera chromosome 9, PGI_DIABVI_V3a contains these coding sequences:
- the LOC126892466 gene encoding uncharacterized protein LOC126892466, whose translation MSGVPCTILVSIEDRLNFPTKMALVVIRQLFRYGLRSISLRNDRILIDLVYTPKSTTLSRKFGNLPVKYIRMQINDSNEIGLFEKAMKRYYFDLEEETEALPPPPPPTTTPSIKSIQKEPLKKKLKRRVTQHVESIDLDQNSQVWSFDEHIIDDDDDDKEDHTRRATISETRNDYGDDDDCTTTLIPPTE comes from the exons ATGTCTGGTGTACCATGTACAATTTTGGTATCCATAGAAGATAGATTAAATTTCCCCACGAAAATGGCTCTAGTAGTCATAAGGCAGCTATTcag ATATGGTTTAAGAAGCATATCTCTCCGGAATGATAGAATCTTAATAGACTTAGTATATACCCCAAAGTCCACAACGCTGTCGAGAAAATTTGGTAACTTACCAGTAAAATATATCCGTATGCAAATAAATGATTCTAATGAGATAGGATTGTTTGAAAAAGCAATGAAGAGATACTACTTTGACTTAGAGGAGGAGACAGAAGCTcttcctcctcctcctcctcctacTACTACTCCTTCTATTAAATCAATTCAGAAGGAACctttaaagaaaaaattgaagaGGAGAGTAACACAGCATGTTGAGTCCATTGATCTTGATCAAAATTCACAAGTGTGGTCATTTGATGAACACATTatagatgatgatgatgatgataaagaaGATCATACCAGAAGAGCGACAATAAGTGAGACCAGAAATGACTACGGCGATGACGATGACTGCACCACCACATTGATACCTCCTACGGAGTAA